One stretch of Halococcus hamelinensis 100A6 DNA includes these proteins:
- a CDS encoding VOC family protein: MDVIHSAVWVSDIDETLAFYTDALDLERTREFESGEGARNVFVAGEGDTEIQFKHLPDREPPEPAGYDHVAIAVDDTDATVERLVEETDCTLNRGPLDSEGANARVAFIEDPDGYGIELVEEFD, from the coding sequence ATGGACGTGATCCACAGCGCGGTCTGGGTTTCGGACATCGACGAAACGCTCGCGTTCTACACCGACGCCCTCGACCTCGAGCGGACGCGCGAGTTCGAGAGCGGCGAGGGGGCCCGAAACGTCTTCGTCGCCGGCGAGGGCGACACCGAGATCCAGTTCAAGCACCTCCCCGACCGGGAACCACCGGAGCCCGCGGGCTACGACCACGTCGCCATCGCGGTCGACGACACCGATGCAACGGTCGAACGCCTCGTCGAGGAGACCGACTGTACGCTGAACCGCGGCCCGCTGGACTCCGAGGGCGCGAACGCGCGCGTCGCGTTCATCGAGGACCCCGACGGCTACGGCATCGAACTGGTCGAGGAGTTCGACTGA
- the dmpG gene encoding 4-hydroxy-2-oxovalerate aldolase: MTESPRVVDMTLRDGMHAVDHQFTPQQMTDIASALDDAEMDVVEVSHGDGMGGSSINYGFSAASTGEYLDAVAPELTDTQLSVLLLPGIGTVEELDLAAEKGADICRLATHVTEADVSEEHFEYVTDRGLEADGVLMLGHMAPPETVLEQAELMEEYGADAVYIMDSAGAMLPSDVRDRVGLLSDELSIDVGFHAHNNLGLGIGNTLAALDAGASTVDGCLRGLGAGSGNAQIEVLVGVLEKAGYDVGPEFFGVMDAAEEVLMPMLTEDTMPTLDNDSLMLGYAGVYSSFLRHTRRAGERYDVDPRAILTRLGEMEVVGGQEDLITDVASQLADGRDATADDD, from the coding sequence ATGACTGAGAGCCCGAGGGTGGTCGACATGACGCTGCGCGACGGGATGCACGCCGTCGACCACCAGTTCACGCCGCAACAGATGACCGACATCGCGAGCGCGCTCGACGACGCCGAGATGGACGTCGTCGAGGTCTCACACGGCGACGGCATGGGCGGCTCGTCGATCAACTACGGCTTTTCGGCGGCGAGCACCGGCGAGTACCTCGACGCGGTCGCACCCGAACTCACCGACACACAGCTCTCGGTGCTGCTCCTCCCCGGGATCGGCACCGTCGAGGAGCTCGACCTCGCCGCCGAGAAGGGGGCCGACATCTGCCGGCTCGCGACGCACGTCACCGAGGCGGACGTCTCGGAGGAGCACTTCGAGTACGTCACCGACCGCGGGCTCGAGGCCGACGGGGTGTTGATGCTCGGTCACATGGCTCCGCCCGAGACCGTGCTGGAGCAGGCAGAACTCATGGAGGAGTACGGTGCCGACGCGGTCTACATCATGGACTCCGCGGGGGCGATGCTGCCCTCCGACGTCCGGGACCGGGTGGGGCTGCTGAGCGACGAACTCTCGATCGACGTGGGCTTTCACGCCCACAACAACCTCGGACTCGGCATCGGCAACACGCTCGCGGCGCTCGACGCCGGCGCGAGCACCGTCGACGGCTGTCTTCGGGGGCTCGGCGCGGGGTCGGGCAACGCCCAGATCGAGGTGCTCGTCGGGGTGCTCGAAAAGGCCGGCTACGACGTCGGTCCGGAGTTCTTCGGCGTGATGGACGCCGCCGAGGAGGTACTGATGCCGATGCTGACCGAGGACACGATGCCGACGCTCGACAACGACTCGCTGATGTTGGGCTACGCCGGCGTCTACTCGTCGTTCCTCCGGCACACCCGCCGCGCGGGCGAGCGATACGACGTCGACCCGCGGGCCATTCTGACCCGACTCGGCGAGATGGAGGTCGTCGGCGGGCAGGAAGACCTCATCACCGACGTGGCCTCACAGCTCGCGGACGGGCGAGACGCGACGGCCGACGACGACTGA
- a CDS encoding acetaldehyde dehydrogenase (acetylating) has translation MAVDAAIVGPGNIGTDLMYKILDRGEAIDLQRMVGVFPVEESDGLQAAVEEGIDVGTDGIESIEEHADEFDIVFEATSSHVHTDNAPVYDDLGLFAIDLTPAAVGPYTVPVVNLDDVVGGTRNINMVTCGGQATIPIVDAVNRVANVEYAEMISHIASKSAGPGTRKNIDSFTQTTSAGLEAVGGADEGKAIITLNPAEPPIMMRNTVYTKVHESTDVEEVRESVRDIESAIQSYVPGYEVTLEPERKSQSDVAFDLGDSAILTTMLEVEGEGQHLPPYAGNLDIMTSAALGAGERIATQYMETGAIGGGLDD, from the coding sequence ATGGCAGTAGATGCAGCTATCGTCGGCCCCGGGAACATCGGGACCGACCTCATGTACAAGATCCTCGACCGGGGCGAGGCGATCGACCTCCAGCGGATGGTCGGGGTCTTCCCGGTCGAGGAGTCCGACGGGCTCCAGGCCGCCGTCGAGGAGGGTATCGACGTCGGCACCGACGGCATCGAGAGCATCGAAGAACACGCCGACGAGTTCGACATCGTCTTCGAGGCGACGAGTTCGCACGTCCACACCGATAACGCGCCGGTCTACGACGACCTCGGGCTGTTCGCCATCGACCTCACGCCCGCGGCGGTCGGTCCCTACACCGTCCCGGTCGTGAACCTCGACGACGTGGTCGGCGGGACGCGGAACATCAACATGGTGACCTGTGGCGGCCAGGCCACGATCCCGATCGTCGACGCCGTGAACCGGGTCGCGAACGTCGAGTACGCCGAGATGATCTCCCACATCGCCTCGAAGAGCGCGGGGCCGGGAACCAGGAAGAACATCGACTCGTTCACCCAGACCACCTCGGCCGGGCTCGAAGCGGTCGGGGGAGCCGACGAAGGCAAGGCGATCATCACGCTCAACCCGGCCGAACCCCCGATCATGATGCGCAACACCGTCTACACGAAGGTCCACGAATCGACCGACGTCGAGGAAGTCCGGGAGTCGGTTCGGGATATCGAGTCCGCGATCCAGTCCTACGTGCCCGGCTACGAGGTGACGCTCGAACCCGAACGAAAATCCCAGTCCGACGTCGCGTTCGACCTCGGCGACTCGGCCATCCTCACCACGATGCTCGAAGTCGAGGGCGAAGGGCAGCATCTCCCACCTTACGCGGGGAACCTCGACATCATGACCAGCGCGGCGCTGGGTGCCGGCGAGCGCATCGCGACACAGTACATGGAAACCGGAGCCATCGGGGGTGGGCTCGATGACTGA
- a CDS encoding aldehyde dehydrogenase family protein, which translates to MSQPISTDTEAGLSIDDDWNAIFVDGEWRSVADRDRIAVENPATGEELTEVPAGTAEDVDDAYEAAMEAQADWAAETPGTRGGAVRRVAGLLEDNEEEIREIMAVEGGSPKPKQDIEFGGTVGLLHDVASYPLRAGGEHNESNVPGKENMVLRRPAGVVGVITPWNVPMKLSFRVVAPAIALGNSVVLKPAEDTPIAGGLLLARLFEMAGLPDGVLNVVTGDGETAGDRTASHPGSDVVAFTGSTNAGRKVGKNAVEHFALPALELGGNNPHVVLEDADLDQAVDAGVFGSFWNQGQVCISINRHLVHESLAEEYADRLAERASELEIGDPTDDDVVIGPIINESQVERMMGYVEESVEQGAEVLTGGERDGLFVEPTVLTGMTNDMAAACNEHFGPIVPVIPFSDDDEAVELANGTDYGLAGSVHSADRGHARDVADRIDVGMMHVNDQPIHVEPHMPFGGMKGSGTGRYNGQWIIDELTEVKWTSVQREARNYPF; encoded by the coding sequence ATGAGCCAACCGATATCGACGGACACCGAAGCCGGACTCTCGATCGACGACGACTGGAACGCCATCTTCGTCGACGGGGAGTGGCGCTCGGTCGCGGACCGGGACCGTATCGCTGTGGAGAACCCAGCGACCGGGGAGGAACTCACGGAGGTGCCCGCGGGGACGGCCGAGGACGTCGACGACGCCTACGAGGCCGCGATGGAAGCCCAGGCCGACTGGGCGGCCGAGACACCGGGGACGAGAGGCGGGGCCGTCCGGCGCGTCGCGGGGCTGCTCGAAGACAACGAGGAGGAGATCCGGGAGATCATGGCCGTCGAGGGTGGGAGCCCGAAGCCCAAACAGGACATCGAGTTCGGCGGCACGGTGGGGCTCCTCCACGACGTCGCTTCCTATCCGCTCCGGGCCGGCGGCGAACACAACGAGTCGAACGTCCCCGGCAAGGAGAACATGGTGCTCCGTCGGCCCGCGGGCGTCGTCGGCGTCATCACGCCGTGGAACGTCCCGATGAAGCTCTCCTTTCGCGTGGTCGCGCCCGCAATCGCGCTCGGCAACAGCGTCGTCCTGAAACCGGCCGAGGATACCCCCATCGCGGGCGGGCTGCTCCTCGCCCGGCTGTTCGAGATGGCCGGCCTCCCGGACGGCGTGCTCAACGTCGTCACCGGCGACGGGGAGACGGCCGGCGACCGCACCGCCTCCCATCCCGGGAGCGACGTGGTGGCGTTCACCGGGTCGACCAACGCCGGCCGGAAGGTCGGGAAGAACGCCGTCGAGCACTTCGCGCTGCCGGCGCTCGAACTCGGCGGCAACAACCCCCACGTGGTACTGGAGGACGCCGACCTCGACCAGGCCGTCGACGCGGGCGTCTTCGGGAGCTTCTGGAATCAGGGCCAGGTCTGCATCTCGATCAACCGCCACCTGGTCCACGAGTCGCTGGCCGAGGAGTACGCCGACCGGCTGGCCGAGCGCGCCTCGGAACTCGAGATCGGGGACCCGACCGACGACGACGTGGTCATCGGGCCGATCATCAACGAGTCCCAGGTCGAGCGGATGATGGGCTACGTCGAGGAGAGTGTCGAGCAGGGTGCCGAGGTCCTCACCGGCGGGGAGCGTGACGGGTTGTTCGTCGAGCCGACGGTTCTGACGGGGATGACCAACGACATGGCCGCCGCCTGCAACGAACACTTCGGGCCCATCGTGCCCGTGATCCCCTTCTCGGACGACGACGAGGCGGTCGAACTCGCCAACGGCACCGACTACGGTCTCGCCGGCTCCGTTCACTCGGCCGACCGGGGCCACGCCCGCGACGTCGCCGACCGGATCGACGTCGGGATGATGCACGTCAACGACCAGCCGATCCACGTCGAACCCCACATGCCGTTCGGCGGGATGAAGGGCTCCGGGACGGGCCGGTACAACGGCCAGTGGATCATCGACGAACTCACCGAGGTGAAGTGGACCTCCGTCCAGCGCGAAGCCCGGAACTACCCGTTCTGA
- a CDS encoding 2-keto-4-pentenoate hydratase: MALSQSEVDDLVDELHEAYETKTAIEPVSDDTEFTTEEAYTVQSRVFDRIHDEDNRRVGHKLGLVSEAKQEQLGIPEPIFAPVIEEMVLDGNVIPTEELIAPRIEAEIGLIIDEDVPAPVTTADVLSATRAVVPVAEVLESRYQGWTIPSAQDVIADLTSAGYVIVGESLLDVTDVDLPMESVVVSVDGEIEETGVGADIMGHPARAVSWLGNRLEDRDDGLSAGDLVMTGGITAAIDVEPGDVYHIKFGSIGSIEVRAE, encoded by the coding sequence ATGGCTCTCAGTCAGTCCGAGGTCGACGACCTCGTGGACGAACTCCACGAAGCCTACGAGACGAAGACCGCGATCGAGCCGGTGAGCGACGACACCGAGTTCACGACCGAGGAGGCCTACACGGTCCAATCGCGGGTCTTCGACCGGATCCACGACGAGGACAACCGACGGGTCGGCCACAAACTCGGGCTCGTCAGCGAGGCCAAACAGGAACAGCTCGGGATCCCCGAGCCCATCTTCGCCCCGGTCATCGAGGAGATGGTGCTCGACGGGAACGTGATCCCGACCGAGGAGCTGATCGCCCCCCGGATCGAGGCCGAGATCGGGCTCATCATCGACGAGGACGTCCCCGCACCCGTGACGACCGCCGACGTGCTCTCGGCGACGCGTGCCGTCGTGCCCGTCGCGGAGGTCCTCGAAAGCCGCTATCAGGGCTGGACGATCCCCTCGGCCCAGGACGTCATCGCGGACCTCACGTCGGCGGGCTACGTCATCGTCGGCGAGTCGTTGCTCGACGTCACCGACGTCGACCTCCCGATGGAGAGCGTCGTGGTTTCGGTCGACGGCGAGATCGAGGAGACCGGCGTCGGCGCGGACATCATGGGCCACCCCGCACGCGCCGTCTCGTGGCTCGGAAACCGGCTCGAAGACCGGGACGACGGGCTGTCGGCCGGCGACCTCGTGATGACCGGCGGCATCACCGCGGCGATCGACGTCGAACCGGGCGACGTCTACCACATCAAGTTCGGCTCGATCGGCTCGATAGAAGTCCGCGCCGAGTAA
- a CDS encoding IclR family transcriptional regulator, which produces MSKKANHPVRTTEKSLALVKRLRELDGARILDLEGYRGMTKGTVHNHLSTLREQGFVVKEGNEYRLSLWFLTLGGHVRNGNALYQAGRVRANQLATDTGMLVNVITEEDGMGVYLYQAQGEYAVDLDTYVGYRIHLHYTAVGKAILASLPRERVEGIVDRWGLPKATERTITDESELFDELERTRDRGYAIDHEERTEGLACIAAPIRLDDEVLGAISISAPTQRLGDEVFDEEITREVESTANELSLALKYQ; this is translated from the coding sequence ATGTCGAAGAAGGCGAATCACCCGGTGCGGACGACCGAGAAGTCCCTCGCGCTCGTCAAGCGCCTTCGGGAGCTGGACGGCGCACGGATCCTCGACCTCGAGGGCTATCGTGGGATGACGAAGGGGACGGTTCACAACCACCTGAGCACGCTTCGCGAGCAGGGGTTCGTCGTCAAGGAGGGCAACGAGTATCGACTGAGTCTGTGGTTTCTCACGCTCGGCGGGCACGTCCGCAACGGGAACGCGCTCTATCAGGCAGGACGGGTGCGGGCGAACCAGCTGGCGACCGACACCGGAATGCTCGTCAACGTGATCACCGAGGAAGACGGAATGGGGGTCTACCTCTACCAGGCCCAGGGGGAGTACGCGGTCGACCTCGATACCTACGTCGGCTACCGGATCCACCTCCACTACACCGCCGTCGGGAAGGCCATCCTCGCATCCCTCCCTCGGGAGCGAGTCGAGGGGATCGTCGACCGATGGGGGCTGCCGAAGGCGACCGAACGGACCATCACGGACGAATCGGAGCTGTTCGACGAACTCGAACGGACCCGCGACCGGGGCTACGCGATCGACCACGAGGAACGCACCGAGGGGCTTGCGTGTATCGCGGCACCGATCCGGCTCGACGACGAGGTGCTCGGGGCGATCAGCATCTCGGCACCGACACAGCGCCTCGGCGACGAGGTGTTCGACGAGGAGATAACCCGGGAGGTCGAGAGCACCGCGAACGAACTCTCGCTCGCGCTCAAATACCAATGA
- a CDS encoding 2-keto-4-pentenoate hydratase — protein sequence MALDRETVDELAEALYAAHRDGEPIDPLTANHDLTAEDAYAIQSRLVERRVDDGATVVGHKVGLTSEGIQNQLGVDTPDFGRLLDTMFVEGRRIPADQLIEPRVEPEIGFLMDDSLTPPVTYLDVLEATSAVLPVLEIIDSRVRDWEIGIEDTIADNASSALYLTGETTSSPAGTDLSLEGVKLYRNGTLEDSGVGAAVLDHPARSVAWLANRLDEVDERLDAGQLVLSGSFTPAVDLGPGDVVTAEFASIGSVTARIDGS from the coding sequence ATGGCACTCGACAGGGAGACGGTGGACGAACTCGCGGAGGCGTTGTACGCCGCCCACCGGGACGGGGAACCGATCGACCCCCTCACGGCGAACCACGACCTGACGGCCGAAGACGCGTACGCGATCCAATCGCGGCTCGTCGAACGTCGAGTCGACGACGGCGCGACGGTCGTCGGTCACAAGGTCGGGCTGACGAGCGAGGGGATCCAGAACCAACTCGGTGTCGACACCCCCGACTTCGGTCGGTTGCTCGATACGATGTTCGTCGAGGGGCGGCGGATCCCGGCGGACCAACTCATCGAACCGCGGGTCGAACCGGAGATCGGCTTCCTGATGGACGATTCGCTGACCCCGCCGGTGACGTATCTCGACGTGCTGGAGGCGACCAGCGCCGTCCTCCCGGTGCTCGAGATCATCGACAGTCGGGTCCGGGACTGGGAGATCGGGATCGAGGATACCATCGCCGACAACGCCTCGTCGGCGCTGTACCTCACGGGGGAGACCACGAGTTCGCCCGCGGGCACCGACCTCTCGCTCGAAGGCGTGAAGCTCTATCGGAACGGCACGCTCGAAGACAGCGGCGTCGGGGCGGCCGTGCTCGACCACCCCGCGCGCTCGGTGGCGTGGCTCGCGAACCGCCTCGACGAGGTGGACGAACGGCTCGACGCGGGCCAGCTCGTTCTCAGCGGCTCGTTCACGCCCGCCGTCGACCTCGGGCCCGGCGACGTGGTCACCGCCGAGTTCGCGTCGATCGGCTCGGTCACCGCTCGCATCGACGGGTCGTGA
- a CDS encoding archaea-specific SMC-related protein produces the protein MSQTSVAEHPAEIAASNIGGISETEVSFSPGVTVLTGRNATNRTSFLQAIMAALGSEHASLKGDSDEGHVELTLGENVYRRALEREGGTVVMGGEPYLDDPEGADLFAFLLENNEARRAVARGDDLREVIMRPVDTDAIQAEITRLETRKRDLDDRLDRLDSLDDRLPELEQRRTRLEDQIEDKRTELEAKNTEIENADSTVDDTREQKSAFENALDDLQSTRSELDNVRYRLDTQRESIQALEDERDDLETEVADLSGTPAGDISELDSEIERLRDHKQSLESTISQLQRVLQFNEQMLDGDNPELQNALQETAPRTTANGDGDEDGALTDQLLADETADETTVCWTCGSEVDREAIDETLESLRSLREERAHERNELSSELDELTSQRDALRNERDQHERLQRKLDDIDREIDEREETVDELTSERDRLEDEIGELETDVDELEDQDHSELLDLHKEANQLEFELGRLENDLEDVDEEVQSVEERLDEREDLKRERADLQDELADLRTRIEQLESEAVEEFNDHMETILGILEYANIDRIWIERTERTVREGRRKVQRSVFDLHVVRSTDDGRTYEDTIDHLSESEREVTGLVFALAGYLVHELHEKLPFIVLDSLEALDSDRIAALVEYFSDYAEYLVVALLPEDAAGLDESHERITTI, from the coding sequence CTCGGACGAAGGACACGTCGAACTCACGCTCGGGGAGAACGTGTATCGACGGGCGCTCGAACGCGAGGGGGGGACGGTCGTGATGGGTGGGGAGCCGTACCTCGATGACCCCGAGGGGGCCGACCTCTTCGCCTTCCTCCTCGAAAACAACGAGGCGCGTCGAGCGGTCGCACGCGGCGACGACCTCCGTGAAGTGATCATGCGTCCGGTCGACACCGACGCCATCCAGGCCGAGATCACGCGGCTCGAAACCCGCAAACGCGACCTCGACGACCGGCTCGACAGGCTGGATTCGCTCGACGACCGACTTCCGGAGCTCGAACAACGGCGCACACGGCTCGAAGACCAGATCGAGGACAAGCGAACGGAACTCGAAGCGAAGAACACCGAGATCGAGAACGCCGACAGCACCGTCGACGACACGCGCGAGCAGAAGTCCGCCTTCGAGAACGCGCTCGACGACCTCCAGTCGACCCGCTCGGAACTCGACAACGTCCGCTATCGACTCGACACACAGCGCGAGAGCATCCAGGCGCTCGAAGACGAGCGCGACGACCTCGAAACCGAGGTAGCTGACCTCTCGGGGACGCCGGCCGGGGATATCTCCGAACTCGATTCGGAGATCGAGCGGCTCCGGGACCACAAGCAGTCGCTCGAATCCACGATCTCCCAGCTGCAGCGGGTCCTCCAGTTCAACGAGCAGATGCTCGACGGCGACAACCCGGAGCTACAGAACGCGCTACAGGAGACCGCCCCGCGGACCACCGCGAACGGGGACGGGGACGAGGACGGTGCACTCACCGACCAGCTGCTCGCTGACGAGACGGCCGACGAGACGACCGTCTGTTGGACCTGCGGCAGCGAGGTCGACCGAGAGGCGATCGACGAGACCCTCGAAAGCCTCCGTTCGCTTCGCGAGGAGAGGGCCCACGAACGCAACGAACTCAGTAGCGAACTCGACGAGTTGACTTCACAGCGCGATGCGCTCCGCAACGAGCGCGACCAGCACGAGCGCCTCCAGCGCAAGCTCGACGACATCGACCGCGAGATCGACGAGCGCGAGGAGACGGTCGACGAGCTGACGAGCGAACGCGACCGGCTCGAAGACGAGATCGGGGAGCTCGAAACCGACGTCGACGAGCTCGAAGACCAGGACCACAGCGAACTGCTCGACCTCCACAAGGAGGCGAACCAGCTCGAATTCGAGCTCGGACGGCTCGAAAACGACCTGGAGGACGTCGACGAGGAGGTCCAGTCGGTCGAGGAGCGGCTCGACGAGCGCGAGGACCTCAAACGGGAGCGTGCCGACCTCCAAGACGAGCTCGCCGACCTCCGAACCCGGATCGAACAGCTCGAATCCGAAGCCGTCGAGGAGTTCAACGACCACATGGAGACGATCCTCGGGATCCTCGAGTACGCGAACATCGACCGGATCTGGATCGAACGAACCGAGCGGACCGTGCGGGAGGGCCGGCGCAAAGTCCAGCGAAGCGTCTTCGACCTCCACGTGGTCCGGAGCACCGACGACGGGCGAACCTACGAGGACACGATCGACCACCTCTCCGAGAGCGAACGCGAAGTCACGGGACTGGTGTTCGCGCTCGCGGGTTATCTGGTCCACGAACTCCACGAGAAGCTCCCGTTCATCGTGCTGGATTCGCTCGAAGCGCTCGACTCGGACCGGATCGCCGCGCTCGTCGAGTACTTCAGCGACTACGCCGAGTACCTCGTCGTCGCCCTGCTCCCCGAGGACGCCGCCGGCCTCGACGAGAGCCACGAACGCATCACGACCATCTGA